A part of Podarcis raffonei isolate rPodRaf1 chromosome 12, rPodRaf1.pri, whole genome shotgun sequence genomic DNA contains:
- the TOPBP1 gene encoding DNA topoisomerase 2-binding protein 1 isoform X2, with protein sequence MKNSKEPYFVKFIKSAENSEFFLQALESIKEFQSEESLQILENTAALRIQENDKSLYICDQFSGIVFNHLQKLGCRIVGPQVVVYCMQNQRCVPRADHPVFNMTMADVTVSCTSLQKETREEVHKYVQMMGGRVYRDLNVSVTHLIAGEVGSKKYLVAANLKKPILLPSWVKALWDKSQHRMLRYTDINMGDYLCPLFLGCTICVTGLSSADRKAVQRITIENGGQYTGQLKMNECTHLIVQEPKGQKYECARRWNVHCISVQWFFDSIEKGFCQDESMYTVDLKAKQESAPSTSTPTSLTCKPDSRTLSDVSHISNINLSGVNETSCNSTMNSRLDPSSDDLNSLDTSSLQAPEDLLDGCRIYLCGFSGRKLDKMRKLINSGGGVRFNQLNEDVTHVIVGDYDDEELKLFLKKTTQRPYIVTAKWLLECFRKGYLLPEDQYTSANYQPLDSPVLEQPVFPKRSSLSKKEVVRTVQAPEADEALLSQYSANESTVVDVNNYSDIDHTAFREEKAFSAIHSSLADTSTVTEGALFNRKRFILLGFGKEDESCMRPLIEENGGKVLSQQSKAIADYAVVPLLGYNVESTVGDVVTNTWLVTCVEQQSLLDPQSSPLFTPVPVKEGNTPLQQCVLSFSQFNGAERDSLIYLAHLLGARVQEFFVRKANPRKGMLVSTHLVVKEPEGSKYEAAKKWNLPAVTMAWLLESARTGKKPDDSKFLIDNVDAEECFTNHPVEAETDSASPSTRDHPSSLLEIGRRTAVTPLDMNRFQSKAFQRVVSHHIGNKPSPSQAGKPVQKEPSLHLDTPSKFLSKDKLFKPSFDVKDALAALETPGTSNPQKRKLSTPLSEVIGRNLKVALANSTRQAAALTASPQLKVATQQVEEEPKPLADVVICVSKKLSKKQGELNAIAASLGADYRWCFDETVTHFIYQGRQNDSNREYKSAKERGIHVVSEHWLLESAQEYKRLPESLYPYTYNPKMSLNISGIQDDRFSDRLDSSEKTGKDDEKMSLDTNDMEDVAMDQVTEAVSVEKENASKGVLTQTLEMRENFQRQLQEIMTATSLAKFQGQRKSLSRNGFDNSPATPDGPRSVRNGRSRVLEALRQSHQVAMDVNTEPSQSEQIIWDDPTAREERARLASNLQWPSSPSQCSEQIQPVAVNAGDLSLTKSFTDTEIAEMEIDEPAKTDWVEVPKLPGCRNPEIPLKEDNLIPTPLAPAIAFPLANPPVAPQPKTNVIRVDQMTTEEPKKEYRFQLSSVRPQARIDYYHMIEELGGVVLEKQCFDPRCTHTIVGHPIGNEKFLASMAAGKWVLHCSYLDACKTVQRFLPEEDFEWGSNSILSAASEITESQKNLAVAAMRWRKIIQRRREEAGITEGAFRGWKVILNVDPAKEAGFKRLLESGGAKVLPAHSVSVFREATHLFADFNKLKPEDLRVNLGEASAHGVNCLKPEYIADYLIQEQPPQMDGYRLLV encoded by the exons ATGAAAAATAGCAAGGAACCATATTTTGTGAAGTTTATAAAGTCTGCAGAAAACTCAGAATTTTTCCTTCAGGCCCTTGAG TCCATCAAAGAATTTCAGTCAGAAGAATCCCTCCAGATTCTTGAAAATACAGCTGCACTGAGGATACAAGAGAATGACAAATCCCTTTATATTTGTGATCAGTTCAGTGGCATTGTTTTTAATCACCTTCAAAAG CTTGGTTGCAGAATTGTTGGACCACAAGTAGTTGTCTACTGTATGCAGAACCAGCGATGTGTGCCAAGGGCCGACCATCCAGTATTTAATATGACAATGGCTGATGTAACTGTATCCTGTACAAGCCTTCAAAAAGAAACTAGG GAAGAGGTCCACAAGTATGTGCAGATGATGGGTGGCCGGGTATATAGAGATCTTAATGTGTCAGTAACACATCTTATAGCTGGAGAAGTTGGAAGCAAGAAATATTTAGTTGCTGCTaacttaaaaaaacccattttGCTTCCCTCTTGGGTAAAAGCATTGTGGGATAAATCGCAACATAG GATGCTTAGATATACAGACATCAATATGGGAGACTACCTATGCCCTTTGTTTCTTGGTTGTACAATCTGTGTGACTGGTTTAAGTAGTGCAGACAGAAAAGCAGTCCAGCGTATTACTATTGAGAATGGTGGTCAGTATACAGGGCAACTTAAGATGAATGAATGTACCCATCTTATTGTTCAAGAACCAaaag GGCAGAAATATGAATGCGCAAGAAGGTGGAATGTCCACTGCATTTCAGTCCAGTGGTTTTTTGACAGCATTGAGAAGGGATTTTGCCAGGATGAATCCATGTATACAGTTGACCTTAAAGCAAAGCAAGAAAGTGCACCAAGCACATCAACCCCTACTAGCCTAACTTGCAAGCCCGATA GTCGAACACTCTCAGATGTCAGCCACATTTCAAATATTAATTTAAGCGGTGTTAATGAAACCTCTTGTAATTCTACTATGAATAGCAGGCTGGATCCCTCTTCAGATGACCTGAACAGCTTGGATACAAGTTCTTTGCAAGCACCTGAAGATTTACTAGATGGATGCAGA ATTTACCTTTGTGGCTTTAGTGGCAGAAAATTAGATAAGATGAGAAAGCTTATTAACTCCGGAGGTGGTGTTCGTTTTAATCAACTCAATGAAGATGTGACACATGTCATTGTGGGTGACTATGATGATGAAGAACTTAAACTGTTTTTGAAGAAGACCACACAGAG GCCATATATTGTGACAGCAAAATGGTTGTTGGAATGCtttagaaaaggttatttacTACCTGAGGATCAGTACACTTCGGCAAACTACCAGCCGCTTGACAGTCCAGTTTTAGAGCAGCCTGTCTTTCCAAAAAGAAGCAGTCTTTCAAAGAAAGAAGTTGTGAGAACAGTGCAGGCTCCAGAAGCAGACGAAGCTCTACTGTCTCAGTATTCAGCTAATGAGTCCACAGTAG TTGATGTCAATAACTACAGTGATATTGATCACACTGCCTTTCGAGAAGAAAAAGCGTTCAGTGCCATCCATAGTTCCTTGGCAGACACTTCTACAGTCACTGAAGGAGCCTTGTTCAACAGAAAGAGGTTCATCCTTCTGGGTTTTGGTAAAGAGGATGAATCCTGCATGAGGCCTCTGATTGAAGAGAATGGTGGGAAGGTTCTGTCTCAACAAAGTAAAGCTATTGCTGACTATGCTGTGGTTCCTCTACTTGGCTACAACGTGGAATCAACTGTAGGAGATGTGGTTACAAATACATGGCTG GTGACGTGCGTGGAGCAGCAGTCCCTATTAGATCCCCAGTCGAGTCCACTTTTCACACCTGTGCCAGTGAAGGAAGGAAACACTCCGTTACAACAATGTGTATTGTCTTTCAGTCAGTTTAATGGGGCAGAAAGAGATTCTTTAATATATTTGGCACATTTGCTTGGGGCAAG AGTGCAAGAATTCTTTGTGAGAAAAGCCAACCCAAGGAAAGGAATGCTTGTCAGCACCCACCTGGTGGTGAAAGAGCCGGAAGGTTCGAAGTATGAAGCTGCCAAGAAGTGGAACCTTCCTGCTGTTACCATGGCTTGGCTGCTGGAGTCTGCAAGGACAGGAAAGAAGCCTGACGACAGCAAGTTCCTGATTGACAATGTAGACGCTGAAG AGTGCTTCACAAATCATCCAGTTGAGGCAGAGACGGATTCTGCATCTCCAAGTACACGTGACCATCCCAGCAGTCTCCTTGAAATTGGGAGAAGAACAGCTGTGACACCTCTGGATATGAATCGGTTCCAGAGTAAAGCTTTCCAGAGGGTTGTCTCACATCATATTGGTAACAAGCCAAGCCCTTCACAAGCGGGGAAACCAGTACAGAAGGAACCATCCCTGCATCTTGACACACCATCTAAATTTTTATCTAAAGACAAACTGTTCAAACCTTCTTTTGATGTAAAG GATGCACTAGCAGCTTTGGAAACTCCAGGGACCTCTaatccacaaaaaagaaaactgagTACTCCTCTTTCAGAAGTCATTGGCAGGAACTTAAAAGTGGCTTTGGCAAACAGCACTCGGCAAGCAGCTGCTCTCACTGCAAGCCCTCAGTTGAAAGTTGCAACTCAACAAGTG GAAGAGGAGCCAAAGCCTCTAGCTGATGTTGTCATATGTGTAAGTAAGAAGCTCAGTAAAAAGCAGGGCGAGCTGAATGCCATTGCTGCTTCCCTTGGAGCAGATTACAG GTGGTGCTTTGATGAAACTGTAACTCATTTCATCTACCAGGGAAGGCAAAATGATAGTAACCGGGAATACAAATCTGCTAAAGAAAGGGGCATACATGTAGTGTCGGAACACTGGCTTTTGGAG AGTGCACAAGAATATAAACGGCTGCCTGAATCTCTCTATCCTTACACATATAACCCTAAAATGAGTTTGAATATTAGTGGTATTCAAGATGACAGATTCTCAGATCGGCTAGATTCGTCTGAAAAAACAGGGAAGGATGATGAG AAAATGTCGTTGGATACTAATGATATGGAAGATGTTGCTATGGATCAAGTGACTGAGGCAGTTTCTGTTGAAAAAGAGAATGCATCAAAAGGAG TTTTAACACAGACACTGGAAATGAGGGAGAACTTTCAAAGGCAGCTACAGGAAATCATGACTGCAACATCACTAGCAAAGTTTCAAGGACAAAGAAAATCTTTGTCTAGGAATGGCTTTGACAATTCTCCGGCAACTCCAGATGGCCCTCGTTCTGTTCGTAATGGCCGTAGCCGAGTCTTGGAAGCCCTAAG GCAGTCACACCAGGTAGCAATGGATGTCAACACAGAGCCATCACAGAGTGAACAGATTATTTGGGATGACCCCACTGCAAGAGAAGAGAGGGCAAGGCTTGCTAGTAACCTTCAGTGGCCCAGCAGCCCCTCACAGTGTTCTGAACAAATTCAACCTGTTGCAGTAAATGCTGGAGACCTCTCGCTTACAAAATCCTTTACCGATacggaaattgctgaaatgg AAATTGATGAACCTGCAAAAACAGATTGGGTTGAGGTCCCAAAGCTTCCAGGCTGTAGAAATCCAGAAATCCCTTTGAAAGAAGATAATCTGATCCCAACTCCGCTGGCTCCTGCCATTGCCTTTCCTTTGGCAAATCCTCCTGTGGCTCCTCAGCCAAAAACAAAT GTCATTAGAGTAGACCAAATGACTACTGAAGAACCAAAAAAAGAGTACAGATTCCAGCTGTCTTCTGTTCGCCCTCAGGCACGGATTGATTATTACCATATGATTGAAGAGCTGG GTGGAGTGGTGCTTGAGAAGCAGTGCTTTGACCCTAGGTGTACCCACACAATAGTGGGGCACCCTATTGGCAATGAGAAATTCTTGGCATCGATGGCAGCTGGAAAGTGGGTACTCCATTGCTCTTACCTGGATGCATGCAAAACAGTACAACGCTTTCTACCG GAGGAAGATTTTGAATGGGGAAGTAATTCCATACTCAGTGCTGCATCTGAAATAACTGAATCCCAGAAGAATTTAGCAGTTGCAGCAATGAGGTGGAGGAAAATAATACAAAGACGGCGAGAGGAAGCTGGCATTACTGAG GGGGCATTTCGGGGTTGGAAAGTTATTTTGAATGTTGACCCAGCCAAGGAAGCAGGCTTCAAACGTCTTCTAGAGTCAGGTGGAGCAAAG GTGCTGCCTGCTCATTCTGTCTCTGTGTTTAGAGAAGCCACCCATCTTTTTGCTGATTTTAACAAACTGAAGCCAGAGGATTTAAGAGTTAATTTAGGAGAGGCTTCTGCTCATGGAGTGAACTGCCTGAAGCCAGAATACATTGCTGACTATCTTATACAG GAGCAACCACCTCAAATGGACGGTTATCGTTTGCTGGTATGA
- the TOPBP1 gene encoding DNA topoisomerase 2-binding protein 1 isoform X3, producing the protein MKNSKEPYFVKFIKSAENSEFFLQALESIKEFQSEESLQILENTAALRIQENDKSLYICDQFSGIVFNHLQKLGCRIVGPQVVVYCMQNQRCVPRADHPVFNMTMADVTVSCTSLQKETREEVHKYVQMMGGRVYRDLNVSVTHLIAGEVGSKKYLVAANLKKPILLPSWVKALWDKSQHRMLRYTDINMGDYLCPLFLGCTICVTGLSSADRKAVQRITIENGGQYTGQLKMNECTHLIVQEPKGQKYECARRWNVHCISVQWFFDSIEKGFCQDESMYTVDLKAKQESAPSTSTPTSLTCKPDSRTLSDVSHISNINLSGVNETSCNSTMNSRLDPSSDDLNSLDTSSLQAPEDLLDGCRIYLCGFSGRKLDKMRKLINSGGGVRFNQLNEDVTHVIVGDYDDEELKLFLKKTTQRPYIVTAKWLLECFRKGYLLPEDQYTSANYQPLDSPVLEQPVFPKRSSLSKKEVVRTVQAPEADEALLSQYSANESTVATFSPLPVDVNNYSDIDHTAFREEKAFSAIHSSLADTSTVTEGALFNRKRFILLGFGKEDESCMRPLIEENGGKVLSQQSKAIADYAVVPLLGYNVESTVGDVVTNTWLVTCVEQQSLLDPQSSPLFTPVPVKEGNTPLQQCVLSFSQFNGAERDSLIYLAHLLGARVQEFFVRKANPRKGMLVSTHLVVKEPEGSKYEAAKKWNLPAVTMAWLLESARTGKKPDDSKFLIDNVDAEVEAETDSASPSTRDHPSSLLEIGRRTAVTPLDMNRFQSKAFQRVVSHHIGNKPSPSQAGKPVQKEPSLHLDTPSKFLSKDKLFKPSFDVKDALAALETPGTSNPQKRKLSTPLSEVIGRNLKVALANSTRQAAALTASPQLKVATQQVEEEPKPLADVVICVSKKLSKKQGELNAIAASLGADYRWCFDETVTHFIYQGRQNDSNREYKSAKERGIHVVSEHWLLESAQEYKRLPESLYPYTYNPKMSLNISGIQDDRFSDRLDSSEKTGKDDEKMSLDTNDMEDVAMDQVTEAVSVEKENASKGVLTQTLEMRENFQRQLQEIMTATSLAKFQGQRKSLSRNGFDNSPATPDGPRSVRNGRSRVLEALRQSHQVAMDVNTEPSQSEQIIWDDPTAREERARLASNLQWPSSPSQCSEQIQPVAVNAGDLSLTKSFTDTEIAEMEIDEPAKTDWVEVPKLPGCRNPEIPLKEDNLIPTPLAPAIAFPLANPPVAPQPKTNVIRVDQMTTEEPKKEYRFQLSSVRPQARIDYYHMIEELGGVVLEKQCFDPRCTHTIVGHPIGNEKFLASMAAGKWVLHCSYLDACKTVQRFLPEEDFEWGSNSILSAASEITESQKNLAVAAMRWRKIIQRRREEAGITEGAFRGWKVILNVDPAKEAGFKRLLESGGAKVLPAHSVSVFREATHLFADFNKLKPEDLRVNLGEASAHGVNCLKPEYIADYLIQEQPPQMDGYRLLV; encoded by the exons ATGAAAAATAGCAAGGAACCATATTTTGTGAAGTTTATAAAGTCTGCAGAAAACTCAGAATTTTTCCTTCAGGCCCTTGAG TCCATCAAAGAATTTCAGTCAGAAGAATCCCTCCAGATTCTTGAAAATACAGCTGCACTGAGGATACAAGAGAATGACAAATCCCTTTATATTTGTGATCAGTTCAGTGGCATTGTTTTTAATCACCTTCAAAAG CTTGGTTGCAGAATTGTTGGACCACAAGTAGTTGTCTACTGTATGCAGAACCAGCGATGTGTGCCAAGGGCCGACCATCCAGTATTTAATATGACAATGGCTGATGTAACTGTATCCTGTACAAGCCTTCAAAAAGAAACTAGG GAAGAGGTCCACAAGTATGTGCAGATGATGGGTGGCCGGGTATATAGAGATCTTAATGTGTCAGTAACACATCTTATAGCTGGAGAAGTTGGAAGCAAGAAATATTTAGTTGCTGCTaacttaaaaaaacccattttGCTTCCCTCTTGGGTAAAAGCATTGTGGGATAAATCGCAACATAG GATGCTTAGATATACAGACATCAATATGGGAGACTACCTATGCCCTTTGTTTCTTGGTTGTACAATCTGTGTGACTGGTTTAAGTAGTGCAGACAGAAAAGCAGTCCAGCGTATTACTATTGAGAATGGTGGTCAGTATACAGGGCAACTTAAGATGAATGAATGTACCCATCTTATTGTTCAAGAACCAaaag GGCAGAAATATGAATGCGCAAGAAGGTGGAATGTCCACTGCATTTCAGTCCAGTGGTTTTTTGACAGCATTGAGAAGGGATTTTGCCAGGATGAATCCATGTATACAGTTGACCTTAAAGCAAAGCAAGAAAGTGCACCAAGCACATCAACCCCTACTAGCCTAACTTGCAAGCCCGATA GTCGAACACTCTCAGATGTCAGCCACATTTCAAATATTAATTTAAGCGGTGTTAATGAAACCTCTTGTAATTCTACTATGAATAGCAGGCTGGATCCCTCTTCAGATGACCTGAACAGCTTGGATACAAGTTCTTTGCAAGCACCTGAAGATTTACTAGATGGATGCAGA ATTTACCTTTGTGGCTTTAGTGGCAGAAAATTAGATAAGATGAGAAAGCTTATTAACTCCGGAGGTGGTGTTCGTTTTAATCAACTCAATGAAGATGTGACACATGTCATTGTGGGTGACTATGATGATGAAGAACTTAAACTGTTTTTGAAGAAGACCACACAGAG GCCATATATTGTGACAGCAAAATGGTTGTTGGAATGCtttagaaaaggttatttacTACCTGAGGATCAGTACACTTCGGCAAACTACCAGCCGCTTGACAGTCCAGTTTTAGAGCAGCCTGTCTTTCCAAAAAGAAGCAGTCTTTCAAAGAAAGAAGTTGTGAGAACAGTGCAGGCTCCAGAAGCAGACGAAGCTCTACTGTCTCAGTATTCAGCTAATGAGTCCACAGTAG CAACATTTTCCCCTCTTCCAGTTGATGTCAATAACTACAGTGATATTGATCACACTGCCTTTCGAGAAGAAAAAGCGTTCAGTGCCATCCATAGTTCCTTGGCAGACACTTCTACAGTCACTGAAGGAGCCTTGTTCAACAGAAAGAGGTTCATCCTTCTGGGTTTTGGTAAAGAGGATGAATCCTGCATGAGGCCTCTGATTGAAGAGAATGGTGGGAAGGTTCTGTCTCAACAAAGTAAAGCTATTGCTGACTATGCTGTGGTTCCTCTACTTGGCTACAACGTGGAATCAACTGTAGGAGATGTGGTTACAAATACATGGCTG GTGACGTGCGTGGAGCAGCAGTCCCTATTAGATCCCCAGTCGAGTCCACTTTTCACACCTGTGCCAGTGAAGGAAGGAAACACTCCGTTACAACAATGTGTATTGTCTTTCAGTCAGTTTAATGGGGCAGAAAGAGATTCTTTAATATATTTGGCACATTTGCTTGGGGCAAG AGTGCAAGAATTCTTTGTGAGAAAAGCCAACCCAAGGAAAGGAATGCTTGTCAGCACCCACCTGGTGGTGAAAGAGCCGGAAGGTTCGAAGTATGAAGCTGCCAAGAAGTGGAACCTTCCTGCTGTTACCATGGCTTGGCTGCTGGAGTCTGCAAGGACAGGAAAGAAGCCTGACGACAGCAAGTTCCTGATTGACAATGTAGACGCTGAAG TTGAGGCAGAGACGGATTCTGCATCTCCAAGTACACGTGACCATCCCAGCAGTCTCCTTGAAATTGGGAGAAGAACAGCTGTGACACCTCTGGATATGAATCGGTTCCAGAGTAAAGCTTTCCAGAGGGTTGTCTCACATCATATTGGTAACAAGCCAAGCCCTTCACAAGCGGGGAAACCAGTACAGAAGGAACCATCCCTGCATCTTGACACACCATCTAAATTTTTATCTAAAGACAAACTGTTCAAACCTTCTTTTGATGTAAAG GATGCACTAGCAGCTTTGGAAACTCCAGGGACCTCTaatccacaaaaaagaaaactgagTACTCCTCTTTCAGAAGTCATTGGCAGGAACTTAAAAGTGGCTTTGGCAAACAGCACTCGGCAAGCAGCTGCTCTCACTGCAAGCCCTCAGTTGAAAGTTGCAACTCAACAAGTG GAAGAGGAGCCAAAGCCTCTAGCTGATGTTGTCATATGTGTAAGTAAGAAGCTCAGTAAAAAGCAGGGCGAGCTGAATGCCATTGCTGCTTCCCTTGGAGCAGATTACAG GTGGTGCTTTGATGAAACTGTAACTCATTTCATCTACCAGGGAAGGCAAAATGATAGTAACCGGGAATACAAATCTGCTAAAGAAAGGGGCATACATGTAGTGTCGGAACACTGGCTTTTGGAG AGTGCACAAGAATATAAACGGCTGCCTGAATCTCTCTATCCTTACACATATAACCCTAAAATGAGTTTGAATATTAGTGGTATTCAAGATGACAGATTCTCAGATCGGCTAGATTCGTCTGAAAAAACAGGGAAGGATGATGAG AAAATGTCGTTGGATACTAATGATATGGAAGATGTTGCTATGGATCAAGTGACTGAGGCAGTTTCTGTTGAAAAAGAGAATGCATCAAAAGGAG TTTTAACACAGACACTGGAAATGAGGGAGAACTTTCAAAGGCAGCTACAGGAAATCATGACTGCAACATCACTAGCAAAGTTTCAAGGACAAAGAAAATCTTTGTCTAGGAATGGCTTTGACAATTCTCCGGCAACTCCAGATGGCCCTCGTTCTGTTCGTAATGGCCGTAGCCGAGTCTTGGAAGCCCTAAG GCAGTCACACCAGGTAGCAATGGATGTCAACACAGAGCCATCACAGAGTGAACAGATTATTTGGGATGACCCCACTGCAAGAGAAGAGAGGGCAAGGCTTGCTAGTAACCTTCAGTGGCCCAGCAGCCCCTCACAGTGTTCTGAACAAATTCAACCTGTTGCAGTAAATGCTGGAGACCTCTCGCTTACAAAATCCTTTACCGATacggaaattgctgaaatgg AAATTGATGAACCTGCAAAAACAGATTGGGTTGAGGTCCCAAAGCTTCCAGGCTGTAGAAATCCAGAAATCCCTTTGAAAGAAGATAATCTGATCCCAACTCCGCTGGCTCCTGCCATTGCCTTTCCTTTGGCAAATCCTCCTGTGGCTCCTCAGCCAAAAACAAAT GTCATTAGAGTAGACCAAATGACTACTGAAGAACCAAAAAAAGAGTACAGATTCCAGCTGTCTTCTGTTCGCCCTCAGGCACGGATTGATTATTACCATATGATTGAAGAGCTGG GTGGAGTGGTGCTTGAGAAGCAGTGCTTTGACCCTAGGTGTACCCACACAATAGTGGGGCACCCTATTGGCAATGAGAAATTCTTGGCATCGATGGCAGCTGGAAAGTGGGTACTCCATTGCTCTTACCTGGATGCATGCAAAACAGTACAACGCTTTCTACCG GAGGAAGATTTTGAATGGGGAAGTAATTCCATACTCAGTGCTGCATCTGAAATAACTGAATCCCAGAAGAATTTAGCAGTTGCAGCAATGAGGTGGAGGAAAATAATACAAAGACGGCGAGAGGAAGCTGGCATTACTGAG GGGGCATTTCGGGGTTGGAAAGTTATTTTGAATGTTGACCCAGCCAAGGAAGCAGGCTTCAAACGTCTTCTAGAGTCAGGTGGAGCAAAG GTGCTGCCTGCTCATTCTGTCTCTGTGTTTAGAGAAGCCACCCATCTTTTTGCTGATTTTAACAAACTGAAGCCAGAGGATTTAAGAGTTAATTTAGGAGAGGCTTCTGCTCATGGAGTGAACTGCCTGAAGCCAGAATACATTGCTGACTATCTTATACAG GAGCAACCACCTCAAATGGACGGTTATCGTTTGCTGGTATGA